A genomic window from Luteitalea sp. includes:
- a CDS encoding membrane dipeptidase has protein sequence MRSNDQIARAMTRRLVCLTVCALPVLMSAQPPDRANTLHEDALVFDAHVHVVNRQFYHGGDMGQRVDDGQFDLPRAKEGGLDAMFFSLFVTEQYYPARLETKQVLRLIDAAYTQLEKNKDQIELAFTASDVERISRSGKIAAFMDLEGGFDLDGDLAVLRNLYRLGLRSFQLPAHNWTNDFADSCCAPPKWQGLNDRGRAVIREANRLGMVINVSHGSDETIAEAIEVSADPVLATHHGLRSFNNIPRTMPDDLLRKLAAKGGVIGFQIGNEFHNVKVFDWRSKHAGKPFWDTTDIGDNEASMTIEQLDMLVAPQFPMVGIHAPDAIKLTPYEWLGVVERAIELVGEDHVMLGSDFDGGPTLPRGMRDIRDLPMLTEAMLKRGWSEPRIRKFLGGNLLRVVRQVTEASP, from the coding sequence ATGCGCAGCAATGATCAGATCGCCAGAGCCATGACACGACGCCTCGTCTGCCTGACCGTCTGCGCACTTCCGGTGCTCATGTCGGCCCAACCCCCCGATCGCGCCAATACGCTCCATGAGGACGCGCTCGTCTTCGATGCCCATGTCCATGTGGTCAATCGCCAGTTCTACCACGGCGGTGACATGGGCCAGCGCGTCGACGATGGACAGTTCGATCTGCCGCGCGCGAAGGAGGGCGGGCTCGACGCGATGTTCTTCAGCCTGTTCGTGACCGAGCAGTACTACCCCGCACGTCTCGAGACGAAGCAGGTGCTCCGGCTCATCGATGCCGCCTACACACAGCTCGAGAAGAACAAGGACCAGATCGAGCTCGCCTTCACCGCATCGGATGTCGAACGCATCAGCCGTTCGGGGAAGATTGCCGCCTTCATGGATCTCGAAGGCGGCTTCGATCTCGACGGCGACCTTGCCGTCCTTCGCAACCTCTATCGACTGGGGCTGCGATCATTCCAGCTCCCTGCACACAATTGGACGAACGATTTCGCCGACTCTTGCTGCGCACCTCCCAAGTGGCAGGGCCTCAACGACCGCGGTCGCGCGGTCATCCGTGAAGCCAATCGTCTCGGGATGGTCATCAATGTCTCCCATGGCTCGGACGAGACGATTGCCGAAGCCATCGAGGTCAGCGCCGACCCCGTCCTCGCCACACACCACGGCCTGCGCAGCTTCAACAACATCCCGCGCACGATGCCCGACGACCTGCTCCGGAAGCTTGCCGCCAAGGGAGGCGTCATTGGTTTCCAGATCGGCAACGAGTTCCACAACGTGAAGGTCTTCGACTGGCGCTCCAAGCATGCCGGCAAACCGTTCTGGGACACGACTGACATCGGCGACAACGAAGCGAGCATGACCATCGAACAGCTGGATATGCTCGTCGCGCCTCAGTTCCCCATGGTCGGGATCCATGCCCCCGACGCGATCAAGCTGACGCCGTATGAGTGGCTGGGCGTGGTGGAGCGTGCGATCGAGTTGGTTGGCGAGGATCACGTCATGCTCGGATCGGACTTCGACGGCGGTCCGACGCTGCCTCGGGGGATGCGCGACATCCGCGATCTGCCGATGCTCACCGAGGCCATGCTGAAGCGAGGGTGGTCCGAGCCGCGGATCAGGAAGTTCCTGGGCGGCAACCTGCTCCGCGTGGTTCGTCAAGTGACGGAGGCCTCGCCTTGA
- a CDS encoding gfo/Idh/MocA family oxidoreductase, with product MTRREFVGGAVAAAGVLTGAPALLRGRNLNDKLDIAFIACGGRADTSIEELTITPGQGGGQGSEAAPHPDENVIVLCDVDQSALDAAALRFPRARRYNDLRRVFDRPNDFDAVVVSTTEHTHVFATYLALTHGKHVYCEKPLTHDVWEARLIRETAAKHPKLSTQMGNQGHASPARRTLEEILMTGAIGPVHEVHVWADRAWGLQDATSAEEFDKPHGFYKGIQIVDRFKEAMPIPATNHFDLWLGPAPARPFHETYFPGPRWYRWWDFGNGTMSDLGSHDNDVPYTMLDIKQPRTIEATSPNGPAHRELAPATMTVVYEFPAQPSGAPPVKLVWHQGDSKPPGWLPEWGGRSQLFIGAKGMLLGNGTLLPEEKFKDFQTPPETLPRSPGHWVEWVNYAKGLGPVPGSNFQYSGWTTEANHLGNVAYRTGKKIEWDYENLRARNAPEAAPFIKKPEYRKGWDDILKA from the coding sequence ATGACGCGCCGCGAGTTCGTCGGTGGGGCCGTCGCGGCCGCCGGCGTGCTGACAGGGGCACCCGCATTGCTCCGGGGCCGGAATCTGAACGACAAGTTGGATATCGCGTTCATCGCCTGCGGCGGTCGCGCCGACACGAGCATCGAAGAGCTCACCATCACGCCGGGGCAGGGCGGCGGTCAGGGCTCCGAGGCGGCACCGCATCCGGACGAGAACGTCATCGTCCTCTGCGACGTGGACCAGAGCGCGCTGGACGCCGCCGCCCTGCGGTTCCCGCGGGCCAGGAGGTACAACGACCTCCGGCGCGTGTTCGATCGCCCCAACGACTTCGACGCCGTCGTCGTCTCCACGACCGAGCACACCCACGTCTTCGCGACCTACCTGGCCCTGACGCACGGCAAGCACGTCTACTGCGAGAAGCCCCTTACCCACGATGTCTGGGAAGCGCGGCTCATTCGGGAGACTGCCGCCAAGCACCCGAAGCTGTCGACGCAAATGGGCAACCAGGGCCACGCCTCACCGGCGCGTCGCACGCTCGAAGAAATCCTCATGACCGGTGCCATCGGGCCAGTGCACGAGGTACACGTGTGGGCAGACCGCGCGTGGGGACTCCAGGATGCGACGTCCGCCGAAGAGTTCGACAAGCCGCACGGGTTCTACAAGGGCATCCAGATCGTGGACCGGTTCAAGGAAGCGATGCCGATCCCGGCGACCAACCATTTCGATCTGTGGCTGGGACCTGCCCCTGCGCGGCCGTTCCACGAGACATACTTCCCAGGACCCCGATGGTACCGCTGGTGGGACTTCGGCAACGGTACGATGAGCGACCTCGGCAGCCATGACAACGACGTGCCGTACACGATGCTGGACATCAAGCAGCCGCGGACGATCGAAGCCACGTCGCCGAACGGACCGGCTCATCGCGAGCTCGCGCCTGCGACCATGACCGTGGTCTACGAGTTCCCCGCGCAGCCGTCCGGGGCGCCTCCCGTGAAATTGGTCTGGCATCAGGGCGACAGCAAGCCGCCGGGCTGGCTGCCGGAGTGGGGCGGCCGGTCGCAGTTGTTCATCGGAGCGAAGGGCATGCTGCTCGGCAACGGCACGCTGTTGCCCGAGGAGAAGTTCAAGGACTTCCAGACGCCGCCAGAAACGCTGCCCCGCTCACCGGGTCACTGGGTCGAGTGGGTCAATTACGCCAAGGGGCTTGGTCCGGTCCCCGGCTCGAACTTCCAGTACTCCGGTTGGACCACCGAAGCCAATCACCTCGGTAACGTCGCCTATCGCACGGGGAAGAAGATTGAATGGGATTACGAGAACCTGCGCGCGCGCAACGCGCCCGAAGCGGCCCCATTCATCAAGAAGCCCGAGTACCGCAAAGGCTGGGACGACATCCTGAAGGCCTAG